From a single Natronorubrum tibetense GA33 genomic region:
- the hemL gene encoding glutamate-1-semialdehyde 2,1-aminomutase, which produces MNDDNSRDLYDRALSVMPGGVNSAVRAAIEPYPFFVQKGDGGHVIDADGNRYVDWVMGLGPLLLGHDLPDPVQASIQQKASEGPMYGTPTEVEVDLAEFVVRHVPSVEKIRFVNSGTEATTSAVRLARGYTGRNKIVVMQGGYHGAQESTLVEGDAETPQPSSAGIPQSFSEHTLPVPFNDEEAIRKVFEEHGDDIAAVLTEPILGNYGIVYPEEGYHEFLREITDEHGSLLIFDEVITGFRVGGLGCAQSEFGVTPDLTTFGKIIGGGFPVGAIGGRAEIIEHFAPSGDVFQAGTFSGHPVTMAAGLETLQFAAENDVYEHVDGLGEQLRSGLSEVLADQAPSYTVTGTASMFKVIFTRDGPGRDSLEEQCSAGCRQNPTCPRYDSCPKNAADVKNAETERWRRVFWGKMKAQNVFLSQNQFECQFVSYGHTEDDVEETLEAYKHAL; this is translated from the coding sequence ATGAACGACGACAACTCACGCGACCTGTACGACCGGGCCCTGTCGGTTATGCCCGGTGGGGTGAACTCGGCGGTTCGTGCGGCGATCGAACCCTATCCGTTCTTCGTCCAGAAGGGCGACGGCGGACACGTTATCGACGCCGACGGCAACCGGTACGTCGACTGGGTAATGGGTCTCGGACCGCTCCTGCTGGGTCACGACCTTCCCGACCCCGTGCAGGCGAGCATTCAGCAAAAGGCAAGCGAGGGGCCGATGTACGGGACGCCAACGGAAGTCGAAGTCGACCTCGCGGAGTTCGTCGTCCGCCACGTCCCGAGCGTCGAGAAGATCCGGTTCGTGAATTCGGGAACCGAAGCGACCACGTCCGCCGTCCGCCTCGCACGCGGCTACACCGGCCGGAACAAGATCGTCGTCATGCAGGGCGGCTACCACGGCGCACAGGAGTCGACGCTGGTTGAGGGCGACGCCGAGACCCCCCAGCCCTCCTCCGCGGGTATTCCGCAGTCGTTCTCCGAACACACCCTCCCGGTGCCGTTCAACGACGAGGAGGCGATCCGCAAGGTGTTCGAAGAGCACGGTGACGACATCGCAGCCGTCCTCACGGAACCCATTCTGGGCAACTACGGTATCGTCTATCCCGAGGAAGGTTACCACGAGTTCCTCCGCGAGATTACGGACGAACACGGCTCCCTGTTGATCTTCGACGAGGTGATTACGGGCTTCCGCGTCGGCGGTCTGGGCTGTGCCCAGAGCGAGTTCGGCGTGACGCCCGACCTGACGACGTTCGGAAAGATCATCGGCGGCGGCTTCCCCGTCGGCGCTATCGGCGGCCGCGCCGAAATTATCGAACATTTCGCCCCGTCGGGCGACGTCTTCCAGGCCGGCACCTTCTCCGGCCATCCCGTGACGATGGCCGCCGGCCTCGAGACGCTCCAGTTCGCTGCCGAGAACGACGTCTACGAGCACGTCGACGGACTCGGCGAGCAACTCCGCAGCGGGCTGAGCGAGGTTCTCGCCGATCAGGCCCCGAGCTATACAGTGACGGGGACCGCGAGTATGTTCAAGGTGATCTTCACGCGCGACGGGCCAGGACGGGACTCGCTCGAGGAACAGTGTTCGGCGGGCTGCCGGCAGAACCCTACCTGTCCGCGTTATGACTCCTGTCCGAAAAACGCGGCCGACGTCAAGAACGCCGAAACCGAGCGCTGGCGGCGGGTCTTCTGGGGGAAGATGAAGGCACAGAACGTCTTCCTCTCCCAGAACCAGTTCGAGTGCCAGTTCGTCAGCTACGGGCACACCGAAGACGACGTCGAGGAGACCCTCGAGGCGTACAAGCACGCGCTGTGA
- a CDS encoding PH domain-containing protein — translation MSRKRDKSELAYDEAETGDRDPDRSDWSESPGALTLLEGEEVLVDAQPTWWNWIAHAAVGGLAGLVGLAGIAGGSAAAALLGLVTGLVIGGYVWYRRNRVRYLVTDRRIIVIAGFTARKTTETWMEDIRGLQTSTTAFSRGRGFGTIAVSHAVIPQGFGRTNALSLSGVPNYDDVANTIRQRQSERKAGDYSSH, via the coding sequence ATGAGTCGGAAACGCGATAAATCGGAGTTAGCGTACGACGAAGCCGAGACGGGCGACCGCGACCCGGATCGTTCAGATTGGTCCGAATCGCCGGGAGCGCTCACGCTGCTCGAGGGCGAGGAAGTCCTCGTCGACGCGCAGCCGACGTGGTGGAACTGGATCGCCCACGCCGCTGTCGGCGGACTGGCCGGACTGGTCGGGTTGGCCGGCATCGCGGGTGGGAGCGCAGCGGCGGCGTTGCTCGGACTCGTTACCGGACTCGTGATCGGGGGATACGTCTGGTATCGACGGAACCGAGTCCGCTACCTCGTCACCGATCGGCGGATCATCGTGATCGCGGGATTCACCGCCAGGAAGACGACCGAGACGTGGATGGAAGACATTCGCGGACTACAGACGAGTACGACGGCCTTCAGCCGCGGACGAGGGTTCGGGACGATCGCCGTCTCGCACGCGGTGATCCCGCAGGGGTTCGGCCGAACGAATGCGCTGTCGCTTTCGGGCGTACCGAACTACGACGACGTAGCGAACACGATCCGGCAGCGACAGTCCGAGCGGAAGGCCGGCGACTATAGTAGCCACTGA
- a CDS encoding ammonium transporter, with protein sequence MIEAVPLQETADLESIATGMNLMWALTVTFLIFFMHAGFAMLEAGQVRSKNVANQLTKNMLTWAVGIFVFFIIGMGLSNNVGAALGGGESSDWTMFGQESFDWVMWLFSAVFAMTAATIVSGAVAGRAKLRAYVTYTFLLAAVIYPVVAAMVWYAPEGTPILADLGFADFAGGMVVHGVGGVAGLTAAWILGARMDKYNDDGSVNIIPGHSMTFAVLGTLILCFGWFGFNVGTAATVINPETFELADFDYVGSIAMVTSLGMGLGALGASSVSLFMNGKVDTLYVANGMLAGLVGVTGPTDLITPMGAIAIGFLAGAQLPIVFKFVDETLKIDDVCAVFPVHGTAGMLGLIIYPLWSLEGSAIGGGVIAGGILSIEASAFAPQIIGVAVITIWTVVATAAVWGAFKAIGQARVTPDHERDGLDLAEHGVDTYPEFGGPDVATDGGNDKIIRTDGGEPNDGELKLITAIIRPDRLGAVKKALAETGAPSLTVTNVSGRGSQPAKKGQWRGEEYTVDLHQKVKIECVVADIPAEEVVEAIGESANTGEPGDGKIFVLPVDDAYQVRTGNTGQDAV encoded by the coding sequence ATGATCGAGGCAGTACCGCTTCAGGAGACGGCTGATCTCGAGTCGATTGCGACGGGGATGAACCTGATGTGGGCGTTGACGGTGACGTTCCTGATCTTCTTCATGCACGCGGGGTTCGCGATGCTCGAGGCGGGGCAGGTCCGCTCGAAGAACGTCGCGAACCAGTTGACGAAGAACATGCTGACCTGGGCGGTCGGCATCTTCGTCTTCTTTATCATCGGGATGGGACTGTCGAACAACGTCGGTGCGGCGCTCGGTGGCGGCGAATCCAGCGACTGGACGATGTTCGGACAGGAATCGTTCGACTGGGTGATGTGGCTGTTCAGCGCGGTGTTCGCGATGACCGCCGCCACGATCGTGTCCGGTGCTGTCGCCGGTCGCGCGAAACTCCGCGCGTACGTGACGTACACCTTTCTGCTCGCCGCAGTCATCTACCCGGTCGTCGCGGCGATGGTCTGGTACGCCCCCGAGGGCACGCCGATCCTCGCCGATCTCGGCTTCGCTGACTTCGCGGGTGGCATGGTCGTCCACGGTGTCGGCGGCGTCGCCGGCCTGACGGCCGCCTGGATCCTCGGCGCTCGTATGGACAAGTACAACGACGACGGCAGCGTCAACATCATTCCCGGCCACTCGATGACGTTCGCCGTGTTGGGGACGCTGATACTCTGTTTCGGCTGGTTCGGCTTCAACGTCGGAACGGCCGCGACGGTCATCAACCCCGAAACGTTCGAACTGGCTGACTTCGACTACGTCGGGAGCATTGCGATGGTCACCTCCCTCGGGATGGGGCTCGGCGCGCTCGGTGCGTCGTCCGTCTCGCTGTTCATGAACGGGAAAGTCGACACGCTCTACGTCGCGAACGGCATGCTCGCCGGACTCGTCGGCGTCACTGGTCCGACGGACCTCATCACCCCGATGGGTGCGATCGCGATCGGCTTCCTCGCCGGCGCACAGCTCCCCATCGTCTTCAAGTTCGTCGACGAGACGCTCAAAATTGACGACGTCTGTGCAGTGTTCCCGGTCCACGGGACCGCGGGAATGCTCGGCCTGATCATCTACCCGCTCTGGTCGCTCGAGGGATCCGCCATCGGCGGCGGCGTCATCGCCGGCGGCATCCTCTCTATCGAAGCGAGCGCGTTCGCTCCCCAGATCATCGGCGTCGCGGTCATCACGATCTGGACGGTCGTGGCGACCGCAGCCGTCTGGGGCGCGTTCAAGGCAATCGGTCAGGCACGCGTCACGCCCGACCACGAACGCGACGGACTCGACCTCGCCGAACACGGCGTCGACACCTACCCCGAATTCGGTGGGCCTGACGTCGCAACCGACGGTGGTAACGATAAGATCATCCGTACCGATGGTGGCGAGCCGAACGACGGCGAACTCAAGCTGATCACGGCGATCATCCGTCCCGACCGCCTCGGTGCGGTCAAGAAGGCCCTCGCTGAGACCGGCGCGCCGTCGCTGACCGTTACGAACGTCTCCGGTCGCGGCTCCCAGCCCGCAAAGAAAGGCCAGTGGCGCGGCGAAGAGTACACGGTCGACCTCCACCAGAAGGTCAAAATCGAGTGCGTCGTCGCCGACATCCCCGCCGAAGAGGTCGTCGAGGCCATCGGCGAATCCGCCAACACCGGCGAGCCGGGTGACGGCAAAATCTTCGTGCTGCCCGTCGACGACGCCTACCAGGTCCGGACCGGAAACACCGGACAGGACGCCGTCTGA